One part of the Roseomonas gilardii genome encodes these proteins:
- a CDS encoding Tim44 domain-containing protein, with protein sequence MHRRTVRKARFLAGFAALALALAPALAEARPGGGFSSGSRGSRSFNAPPATRTAPGGGTNTFDRSDMSRGGMNQATPARPPSYTPAPAGSRFGGGFMGGMMGGLLGAGLLGMLFGFGFGGISGFAGMIGLLLQIALVVGGVMLLMRFLRRRQTAQGMPQGMPRGGVAMAGNTPGYARDAHDPMSNRPGPLGGAMRGAASGRPAAPATTPVQVSQGDFAAFERSLQAVNAAWSRGDTETLARLATPEMLRYFSNDLQDLKARGWHNETRDVRLESGDLAEAWNEDGQDYATVAMRFSLIDVTRDSSGQVVEGDPQARQTVTEIWTFTRRPGQEWLLSAIQQAA encoded by the coding sequence ATGCATCGCCGGACCGTCCGCAAGGCCCGCTTCCTCGCGGGCTTCGCCGCCCTTGCCCTGGCGCTGGCGCCGGCCCTGGCCGAGGCGCGCCCCGGCGGCGGCTTCTCCTCGGGCAGCCGCGGCAGCCGCAGCTTCAACGCGCCCCCGGCCACCCGCACCGCGCCCGGCGGCGGCACGAACACCTTCGACCGCAGCGACATGTCGCGCGGCGGCATGAACCAGGCCACCCCGGCCCGGCCGCCCAGCTACACCCCCGCCCCGGCCGGCAGCCGCTTCGGCGGCGGCTTCATGGGCGGCATGATGGGCGGCCTGCTCGGCGCCGGTCTGCTTGGCATGCTGTTCGGCTTCGGCTTCGGCGGCATCTCCGGCTTCGCGGGGATGATCGGCCTGCTGCTGCAGATCGCCCTGGTGGTCGGCGGCGTCATGCTGCTGATGCGCTTCCTGCGCCGCCGCCAGACGGCCCAGGGGATGCCGCAGGGCATGCCCCGTGGTGGCGTCGCCATGGCGGGGAACACGCCGGGCTATGCCCGCGACGCGCATGACCCGATGAGCAACCGCCCCGGCCCGCTGGGCGGTGCCATGCGGGGCGCGGCCTCGGGCCGCCCCGCCGCGCCGGCCACCACCCCGGTGCAGGTCAGCCAGGGCGACTTCGCCGCCTTCGAGCGCAGCCTGCAGGCGGTGAACGCCGCCTGGTCGCGCGGCGACACCGAGACCCTGGCCCGCCTCGCCACGCCGGAGATGCTGCGCTACTTCAGCAACGACCTGCAGGACCTGAAGGCGCGCGGCTGGCACAACGAGACCCGCGACGTCCGGCTGGAATCCGGCGATCTCGCCGAGGCCTGGAACGAGGACGGCCAGGACTACGCCACGGTGGCGATGCGCTTCAGCCTGATCGACGTCACCCGCGACAGCAGCGGCCAGGTGGTGGAGGGCGATCCGCAGGCCCGCCAGACCGTGACGGAGATCTGGACCTTCACCCGCCGTCCGGGCCAGGAATGGCTGCTCTCGGCGATCCAGCAGGCGGCCTGA